From Plasmodium brasilianum strain Bolivian I chromosome 7, whole genome shotgun sequence, the proteins below share one genomic window:
- a CDS encoding nucleoporin NUP138, producing the protein MFFNNNNNSNNEEKNNLFSKSNTMNNNGLSANTSNMWNMSSNSLSNTNFFGNNLNNENNLNKNKSIFNSNMNNQTDLMKNNSFFGSSSSSGNNMNNQNDLNKNNNSLFNNSNLNNQTGLMKNNSFFGTNMNNQNNMNKNNNSIFGNSLNVQNNKGNSIFSNSPNDINKNNSIFGNLSSNVGGNTSSNSFNENLFSASKKDIYPGFTRNLVGNTTNNNNSNIFKQSTLGSSIALGSQLNEDRNTESCGLFSKEQLEAAKQIFANSSSSNALSSFNNNKMNNNNSNKLTFSGGFSSSSNAFAKNNLNPFQSMALQATSQNDKSSTSSSLLKDNTTNSFFASANTNKNTDGKPNTFGISSMNNQNSTNKLNSFYNFSQTIKSFNPNENSLFSTQNNENSSTFNINNNNNSSTSKPIISNFNSFSSFVKTNTNDLFSSNNNINSSPFLPSFNKTASSSESLFSANSFKISNEVKTNENPFLFSNNNNCNSNNDRTSNNNNINNNSSSSLSGNNLKNEGFSKNFSLFSDNMQHKNISSDNDNKNNELGKIFENKTDKSEATNNTVEEEKVKKENTTEENNAEKEAPQTEKSNSEKVDKTEIDEIKAEAIKEKEQGEGENANAVIGKQEIELAKESKEKLADSKTSSNVKEFVKVVENDNMQNDLVKQAENTSKNEKTNSEKGDDNNNSNNDKNSYTDNNNNADNDNNNNNNNSNSLYGSNSLLGSSILKYSTNNNNSIIENFGTTSASDKNKEKNDSATPNLLLEYDEKKKNEEKDKSDANNEQQVLSNSGKSDLVTKQKEEFSFILKETPINEKSISTDSIFKEKLNENNKLIEIDEKKDEEKKEKSLSEDQKGKETTIAQNTSLINFDISEGFLKNESKGIMEKEQKEKGKEEREKDAEETKPEENNAQEGNSGVVEVAEKTNALKTEEKKKFWMFSFSKKKEPKDQSEQNEQNEQNEQNEQNEQNEHNEQNEPSELNEQNRTYEPIDSLSNTLLTTTFNLGTKNNFFDNIKKEDEKKNEDDNIMKSVNFSDISPFGKTFQGNFNKNNLFSQAEEKSNFLLSSNSTSNFFNMSLSSIKNEPQKVTQNNNFEEDQDVNNVRNMINFISLENRKKNVYISNKQENDEHNKTKQDISLSADIDMNINHIDNINNLSNLNNINDINNIDNLNNINNIDNLNNIYKNNDVTVEHHPQELQFNFQLKETKGTLRNNDNTKDMNFQDFQFMPNQNMQLQMEQQKQLERERRMVEKNIKQNETYFKKSLDEELIIDVINNLSSFVKNKINFMNYCSNEILDIYNKVAHYEKMYSLISEDQIKIEKKQEALEKRLRLIQSEQSDMLSLLNELDNENSLSFLKILNEKNLSKDDTVNSKNLYLDIDNFEKLVDKMCNLEDLLDTLHNIGKDDLVNDLVNKCYANEINCDMIEKQLNNSSNELRNMK; encoded by the coding sequence atgttttttaacaataacaataatagtaacaatgaAGAGAAGAATAACTTGTTCAGCAAAAGCAATACAATGAATAACAATGGACTATCAGCAAATACGTCGAACATGTGGAACATGTCAAGTAACAGTTTAAGTAATACCAATTTTTTTgggaataatttaaataacgaaaataatttgaataaaaacaaaagtatatttaataGCAATATGAATAATCAAACagatttaatgaaaaataatagtttttTTGGTAGTAGCAGCAGTAGTGGTAACAATATGAACAATCAGAAcgatttaaacaaaaataacaatagcCTTTTTAATAATAGCAACTTAAATAATCAAACCGgtttaatgaaaaacaatAGTTTCTTTGGTACTAACATGAATAATCagaataatatgaacaaaaacaataatagcaTATTTGGAAATAGTCTCAAtgttcaaaataataaaggtaATTCAATTTTTAGTAACTCAccaaatgatataaataaaaataatagtatattTGGTAATCTTTCTTCAAACGTCGGTGGGAATACTTCATCAAATTCTTTTAATGAGAATTTATTTAGTGCatcaaaaaaagatatatatccAGGTTTCACAAGGAATTTGGTCGGAAACAcgacaaataataataattctaatatCTTTAAACAGAGTACATTAGGAAGTTCAATTGCGTTAGGTAGTCAATTAAATGAAGACAGGAACACCGAATCTTGTGGACTTTTTTCAAAGGAACAATTAGAAGCAGCAAAACAAATTTTCGCAAATTCTTCTAGCTCAAATGCACTCTCAagttttaataataacaaaatgaataacaacaatagtaataaattaACATTTAGTGGAGGGTTTTCATCAAGTTCTAATGCAtttgcaaaaaataatttaaatccATTTCAAAGCATGGCTTTACAAGCAACATCACAAAATGACAAATCCTCAACATCATCGTCACTGTTAAAAGATAATACAACCAATTCATTTTTCGCAAGTGCTAATACTAACAAAAATACTGATGGAAAACCGAATACCTTTGGAATTTCTAGCATGAATAATCAAAATtcaacaaataaattaaatagtttttataattttagtcAAACTATTAAATCATTTAATCCAAATGAAAACAGTTTATTTTCAACACAAAACAATGAGAATTCGAGCACAttcaatattaataataataataatagcagcaCCTCTAAACCCATAATATCCAATTTTAACTCCTTCAGTTCGTTTGTAAAAACAAATACGAATGATTTGTTTAGTTCTAATAATAACATCAACAGCTCGCCCTTTTTACcatcatttaataaaacCGCAAGTAGTAGTGAGAGCCTTTTTAGTGCAAATTCGTTCAAAATTTCAAATGAAGTTAAAACTAATGAAAATCCATTCctttttagtaataataataattgtaacaGCAATAATGATAGAaccagtaataataataatattaacaacaaTAGTAGCAGCAGCCTAAGTGGTAATAATCTGAAAAATGAAGGATTTTCCAAGAACTTTTCACTGTTTTCTGATAATATgcaacataaaaatatttcatcggataatgataataagaACAATGAATTGGGTAAAATATTCGAAAATAAGACAGACAAATCAGAAGCTACTAATAATACCgttgaagaagaaaaagtcaaaaaggaaaatactACAGAGGAAAATAATGCGGAAAAAGAAGCTCCACAGACAGAAAAATCGAATTCTGAGAAAGTTGATAAAACGGAAATAGACGAGATTAAAGCTGAAgcaataaaagaaaaggaacAAGGTGAAGGGGAAAATGCGAATGCTGTAATAGGAAAGCAAGAAATAGAATTAGCAAAAGAAtctaaagaaaaattagCTGATAGTAAAACCTCTTCTAATGTAAAGGAATTTGTTAAAGTTGttgaaaatgataatatgcAAAATGATCTGGTGAAACAAGCTGAAAATAcaagtaaaaatgaaaaaactaaTAGTGAAAAGGgagatgataataataatagtaataatgacAAAAATAGTTACActgataataataacaatgctgataatgataataataataataataataacagtaacagcCTCTATGGAAGTAACTCTCTTTTGGGTTCttccattttaaaatatagcacaaacaataataacagtatAATAGAAAACTTTGGGACAACCAGTGCTTCCGACAAAAATAAGGAGAAAAACGACAGCGCCACACCTAATTTACTTTTAGAATATgacgaaaaaaagaaaaatgaagaaaaagataaatcaGATGCAAATAATGAACAACAGGTATTATCTAATTCAGGAAAGAGTGATCTAGTgacaaaacaaaaagaggagttttcatttattttaaaggaaACGCCcattaatgaaaaatcaaTATCAACAGATtccatttttaaagaaaaacttaatgaaaataataaattaattgaaattgatgaaaaaaaagacgaggagaaaaaggaaaaatctTTAAGTGAAGATCAGAAAGGGAAAGAAACCACCATCGCACAGAACACATCCTTAATTAATTTTGATATTTCAGAAGGATTTTTAAAGAACGAATCGAAGGGAATTATGGAAAAGGAGCAGAAAGAGAAGGGTAAAGAGGAGAGAGAAAAAGATGCGGAAGAAACGAAACCGGAGGAAAATAATGCGCAAGAAGGCAATTCTGGAGTTGTAGAGGTAGCTGAAAAAACTAATGCATTAAAAAcagaggaaaagaaaaaattttggaTGTTTTCATTTTCGAAGAAAAAGGAACCTAAAGATCAAAgtgaacaaaatgaacaaaatgaacaaaatgaacaaaatgaacaaaatgaacaaaatgaacataATGAACAGAATGAACCAAGTGAGCTTAACGAGCAAAACAGAACGTATGAACCAATTGACAGTCTTAGCAACACCTTACTCACGACAACTTTCAACTTAggcacaaaaaataattttttcgataacataaaaaaggaagatgaaaaaaaaaatgaagacgataatataatgaaaagtgTAAATTTTTCCGATATTTCTCCATTTGGTAAAACCTTTCAaggaaattttaataaaaataatttattttcccaAGCAGAAGAGAAGAGTAACTTCCTACTTTCTTCCAACAGTACTTCAAACTTTTTCAACATGTCATTGAGcagtattaaaaatgaacCTCAAAAGGTGACCCAAAATAATAACTTTGAGGAAGATCAAGATGTAAATAATGTAAgaaatatgataaattttatttctttagaaaacagaaaaaaaaatgtatatattagtaACAAACAGGAGAATGATGAACACAATAAAACAAAGCAAGACATCTCACTAAGTGCAGATATAGATATGAACATAAATCatatagataatataaataacttaAGTAActtaaataacataaatgacataaataatatagataacttaaataacataaataatatagataacttaaataatatatataaaaataatgatgtaACTGTAGAGCATCATCCACAAGAACTTCAGTTTAATTTCCAGTTGAAAGAAACCAAGGGAACACTTcgaaataatgataatacaAAAGATATGAATTTTCAAGATTTTCAATTTATGCCTAATCAGAATATGCAACTTCAAATGGAACAACAAAAACAGCtagaaagagaaagaagaatggttgaaaaaaacataaaacaaaatgaaacatattttaaaaaaagtctAGATGAAGAATTGATTATTGAcgttattaataatttatcttcttttgttaaaaataaaattaattttatgaattattgttctaatgaaatattagatatatacaataaagtagctcattatgaaaaaatgtattcTTTAATATCAGAGgatcaaataaaaattgagaaaaaaCAAGAGGCATTAGAAAAAAGATTAAGACTTATACAAAGTGAACAATCAGATATGCTATCCTTACTTAATGAATTAGATAATGAGAATTCCTTaagctttttaaaaattctaaatgaaaaaaatctAAGTAAAGATGACACtgtaaatagtaaaaatcTTTACTTAGATATtgataattttgaaaaactaGTTGATAAAATGTGCAACTTGGAGGATTTATTGGACACTCTACACAATATTGGCAAGGATGATTTAGTAAATGACCTTGTTAATAAATGTTATGCCAATGAGATAAATTGTGATATGATCGAAAAACAACTAAATAATTCTTCTAATGAACtaagaaatatgaaataG